A single window of Flavobacterium sp. 140616W15 DNA harbors:
- a CDS encoding diacylglycerol kinase, translating to MEFKKDNTFLKGRLKSVTYAYKGAIKLISTEHSVMVQFSLGVIMTIAGFYFQITSTEWLFQILAIGLVLSVEGLNTAVEKVADFIHPNYHERIGFIKDIAAGAVFFAAMTAIAIGLTIYIPYIKNI from the coding sequence ATGGAGTTTAAAAAAGATAATACTTTTTTAAAAGGAAGATTAAAAAGCGTTACTTATGCTTACAAAGGTGCTATAAAGTTAATAAGCACGGAGCATAGCGTTATGGTACAATTTTCGTTAGGAGTTATAATGACTATTGCAGGTTTTTATTTCCAAATAACAAGTACCGAATGGCTTTTTCAAATTTTAGCAATAGGATTAGTATTAAGTGTGGAAGGATTAAATACGGCTGTAGAAAAAGTAGCCGATTTCATTCATCCAAATTATCATGAAAGAATTGGTTTTATCAAAGATATTGCTGCGGGCGCAGTATTTTTTGCTGCAATGACCGCAATAGCAATCGGATTAACAATATATATACCATATATTAAAAATATATAA
- the tpx gene encoding thiol peroxidase, with protein sequence MASITLGGNPIHTSGELPKVGSQLADFKLVQNDLSVATLSNFAGKKLVLNIFPSIDTGTCATSVRKFNENASNLDNTTVLCISRDLPFAQKRFCGAEGLENVVNLSDFQAGAFGKANGLEIVDGPLTGLHSRVIIVVDENGKVTHTEQVAEIANEPNYEAALAAL encoded by the coding sequence ATGGCATCAATAACATTAGGAGGAAATCCAATTCATACTTCAGGCGAATTACCAAAAGTTGGTTCGCAACTAGCTGATTTTAAGTTAGTACAAAACGACCTTTCGGTTGCTACATTGAGCAATTTTGCAGGAAAAAAATTGGTTTTAAATATATTCCCAAGTATCGATACTGGAACTTGCGCAACTTCAGTTAGAAAATTTAACGAAAATGCAAGTAATCTTGATAATACTACAGTATTATGTATTTCTAGAGATTTACCTTTTGCTCAAAAACGTTTTTGTGGTGCTGAAGGATTAGAAAATGTAGTTAATTTATCAGATTTCCAAGCAGGAGCTTTTGGGAAAGCTAACGGATTAGAAATTGTTGACGGACCATTAACAGGATTGCACTCAAGAGTAATTATTGTTGTTGATGAAAATGGTAAAGTTACCCATACAGAACAGGTTGCAGAAATTGCAAACGAACCTAATTACGAAGCGGCACTAGCTGCACTATAA
- a CDS encoding co-chaperone YbbN, which translates to MLIELNEDTLADLVAKNEKVVVQYSASWCGNCRIMKPKFKKLATEKEDLTFVLVDAENSPESRKLANVTNLPTFATFVNGKLVNETQTNKQEVLIELVNEIA; encoded by the coding sequence ATGTTAATCGAATTAAATGAAGATACTTTAGCAGATTTAGTTGCTAAAAATGAGAAAGTTGTCGTGCAATATTCAGCTTCATGGTGTGGAAATTGTCGTATAATGAAGCCGAAATTCAAAAAACTTGCGACAGAAAAAGAAGATTTGACTTTTGTTTTAGTTGATGCCGAAAATTCACCAGAATCAAGAAAATTAGCAAATGTTACTAATTTACCAACATTTGCCACTTTCGTAAATGGTAAACTGGTTAATGAGACACAAACTAATAAACAAGAAGTTTTAATCGAGTTAGTAAACGAAATTGCTTAA
- a CDS encoding peroxiredoxin, translated as MSLVGKKFPSIAVDAISEMGDNLKINIFEEAVNNNKKVLLFWYPKDFTFVCPTELHAFQAALPEFEKRNTIVIGASCDTNEVHFAWLNTPKNNGGIEGVTYPILADTNRNLSNILGILDIDSTEYSEETDSVIIEGSNVTFRATYLIDETGKIFHESVNDMPLGRNVNEYLRMVDAYTHIQEKGEVCPANWEAGKEAMSADRLSTAEYLSAN; from the coding sequence ATGTCTTTAGTAGGAAAAAAATTCCCAAGTATTGCAGTAGATGCTATCTCAGAAATGGGAGATAATTTGAAAATCAATATTTTTGAAGAAGCAGTAAACAATAACAAAAAAGTACTTTTGTTTTGGTATCCAAAAGATTTTACTTTTGTATGTCCAACAGAATTACATGCTTTTCAAGCTGCATTACCAGAATTTGAAAAAAGAAATACAATTGTAATAGGAGCTTCATGTGATACAAACGAAGTACACTTTGCTTGGTTAAACACTCCAAAAAACAATGGTGGAATCGAAGGTGTAACTTACCCAATCTTGGCTGATACAAACCGTAACTTATCTAACATTTTAGGAATTTTAGATATTGATTCTACAGAGTACAGCGAAGAAACAGATTCAGTTATCATCGAAGGTTCTAATGTAACTTTCAGAGCTACTTACCTAATTGATGAAACTGGAAAAATTTTCCACGAAAGTGTAAACGATATGCCATTAGGTCGTAACGTAAACGAATACTTACGTATGGTTGATGCTTACACACATATCCAAGAAAAAGGAGAAGTTTGTCCTGCAAACTGGGAAGCTGGAAAAGAAGCAATGAGCGCAGACAGATTAAGTACAGCTGAGTACTTAAGCGCAAACTAA
- a CDS encoding glycoside hydrolase family 3 protein, which translates to MNKIPQTVEQKVGQFFFPAVFINDTEENIQETERLIREYNIGGLTFFHSRASAATNYEGNKKIVFNDDSYKQLKERIERFQKCATTPLLISIDAEWGLAMRVEKTPQYPYAITLGALPESESDLVYEVGKQIGLDLKSAGIQYNLSPLADINNNPNNPVIGYRSFGENKEKVAHFALEYLRGMSDVGVLGCLKHFPGHGNTNVDSHLGLPVLKETLEELLENELYPFIKGIEDNVDSIMIGHLAVPALNSGKDTSATLSKSIIQTLLREQLGYDGLVISDALNMHSVSKLYDVKGQLEWEAFNAGNDVLCFAENVPEGIQTIIEKASPARIEESFNRIWKCKEKAGILNQAAISSGVLDFERTALLNDKIAQKSITKLIDNSNSEIVFEAHKNNTLAKLSLYKTEDNDFFKALNTQLASPEFAIKAGDTTVITTVEKDLDVFDIIIISLFVPKAKPLNNFDIEESVLELLGKLLKSKKCILYVFGNPYVLPIIPNAKHALGLVEVYQDFVEFQKNAAIQIIENKNCVGELPVNIDLQ; encoded by the coding sequence ATGAATAAAATACCACAAACAGTAGAACAAAAAGTAGGACAGTTTTTTTTTCCTGCAGTTTTTATAAACGATACCGAAGAAAATATTCAGGAAACCGAACGTTTAATTCGAGAATATAATATTGGCGGACTTACTTTTTTTCATAGTCGTGCAAGTGCAGCCACAAATTACGAAGGCAATAAAAAAATTGTCTTCAATGATGATAGTTACAAACAGTTAAAAGAGCGTATCGAACGATTCCAGAAATGTGCAACAACTCCGCTTTTAATTAGTATCGATGCGGAATGGGGATTAGCAATGCGTGTTGAAAAAACGCCACAATATCCTTATGCAATTACACTAGGTGCTTTACCAGAAAGTGAATCAGATTTGGTTTACGAAGTAGGGAAACAAATAGGTTTGGATTTAAAATCGGCTGGAATTCAATATAATCTTTCGCCATTGGCGGATATTAATAATAATCCTAACAATCCAGTTATTGGTTACCGTTCTTTTGGAGAGAATAAAGAAAAGGTAGCGCATTTTGCATTAGAATATTTAAGAGGAATGTCGGATGTAGGTGTTTTAGGTTGTTTGAAACATTTTCCGGGACACGGAAATACCAATGTCGATTCGCATTTAGGATTACCTGTTTTAAAAGAAACTCTGGAAGAATTACTAGAAAACGAATTATACCCATTTATAAAAGGTATCGAAGATAATGTCGATTCGATTATGATTGGTCACCTAGCAGTTCCAGCTTTAAATTCAGGAAAAGATACTTCAGCTACCTTATCAAAATCAATTATTCAAACTTTGTTGCGTGAGCAATTAGGTTATGATGGTTTAGTTATTTCGGATGCCTTAAATATGCATAGCGTATCTAAACTGTATGATGTAAAAGGGCAATTAGAATGGGAAGCTTTTAATGCAGGAAATGATGTATTGTGTTTTGCAGAAAATGTACCAGAAGGAATTCAGACGATTATAGAAAAGGCATCGCCAGCACGTATAGAAGAGAGCTTTAATAGAATATGGAAATGTAAAGAAAAAGCAGGAATTCTTAATCAAGCAGCAATAAGTTCAGGAGTTTTAGACTTTGAAAGAACTGCACTATTAAATGATAAAATTGCTCAAAAGAGTATCACCAAACTAATTGATAACTCCAATTCTGAAATTGTTTTTGAGGCACATAAAAATAATACACTTGCAAAATTAAGTTTGTATAAAACAGAAGATAATGATTTCTTCAAAGCACTAAATACACAATTAGCAAGTCCAGAGTTTGCAATTAAAGCAGGAGATACTACTGTTATTACTACTGTCGAAAAAGATTTGGATGTCTTTGATATAATCATCATTTCTTTGTTTGTGCCAAAAGCAAAGCCACTTAATAATTTCGATATCGAAGAGTCGGTTTTAGAACTATTAGGTAAATTATTAAAGTCAAAAAAATGTATCCTGTATGTTTTTGGTAATCCATATGTTTTACCAATTATTCCAAATGCGAAACACGCTTTAGGGCTTGTAGAGGTGTATCAGGATTTTGTAGAATTTCAAAAAAATGCAGCAATTCAAATTATTGAAAATAAAAACTGTGTCGGAGAATTACCTGTAAATATTGACTTACAATAA
- a CDS encoding GNAT family N-acetyltransferase codes for MITLKRTNSEDIDFINLVVLLNQDLKIRDGADHDFYNQFNGIDTIKHAIVLYEGEVAIGCGAFREKENDVAEIKRMFVHPDYRKRGIASAVLKELELWAAEVKYKYTILETGVNQPEAIALYQKQEYVIISNYPPYDVMDNSVCMKKKL; via the coding sequence ATGATTACATTAAAAAGAACAAATTCAGAAGATATCGACTTTATAAACTTGGTGGTTTTATTAAATCAGGATTTAAAAATTAGAGATGGAGCCGATCATGATTTTTATAATCAGTTTAATGGTATAGACACAATAAAGCATGCAATAGTACTTTATGAAGGCGAAGTAGCAATTGGCTGTGGCGCTTTTAGAGAAAAGGAAAATGATGTTGCCGAAATCAAACGTATGTTTGTGCATCCTGATTATCGTAAAAGAGGAATCGCATCAGCTGTTTTAAAGGAGTTAGAATTATGGGCAGCTGAAGTAAAATATAAATATACCATTTTAGAAACAGGAGTTAACCAGCCAGAAGCAATTGCTTTATATCAAAAACAAGAATATGTTATAATTTCAAATTATCCACCTTATGATGTGATGGATAATAGTGTATGCATGAAAAAAAAGCTATAA
- a CDS encoding MFS transporter, with amino-acid sequence MKTENNKPWLWIPLLNFASGFPYIVIISVSVLMYKNLGITNEDIGLYTSLLYLPWVIKPLWSPFIDLHGTKRKWFLAMQFVISIAFLIVGLTIPLNNFFILTLAIFWVAAFASASNDIASDGFYLLVLPKEQQSFFLGIRSTFYRISMLAGNGLIVLLAGYLEHKFGDNRKAWSYTMIFVGLLMALITAYNYFSTPKTENTTPGTAKEIANQSFASVFASFFRKKQIVLVLTFILLFRLGESQLMKMLTPFLVDPIKYELVESGSDESQAKALAVYNSKVAKGDKLSDSELQLLYSKLPISAEMANAKKPLLEVENKDPKEYKNLNKARINFVNQLVSTKGTQKEVLKGGMGLDTEDIGLIYGTFGLIALMLGGVLGGIAISRHGLTKWMLPMILTMHLPIIGFILLSYFHPSSVFYIYAVVIVEQFGYGFGFAAFMMYLIYVAEGESKTSHYAIATGFMALGMMLPGMVSGYIQEYLGYGNFFIWVFLATIPGVILSRFLIFPQDFGKKIE; translated from the coding sequence ATGAAAACAGAAAATAATAAACCTTGGTTGTGGATTCCATTATTGAATTTTGCATCAGGCTTTCCTTATATAGTAATTATTTCAGTTTCGGTACTGATGTACAAAAATCTAGGAATTACCAATGAAGACATTGGTCTTTATACTAGTTTGTTATATCTGCCTTGGGTTATTAAACCTTTGTGGAGTCCTTTTATCGATTTGCACGGTACAAAGCGAAAATGGTTTTTGGCAATGCAATTCGTTATCTCAATTGCTTTTTTAATTGTAGGACTTACTATTCCCCTGAATAATTTCTTCATACTAACTTTAGCTATATTTTGGGTTGCCGCATTTGCTTCGGCTTCTAATGATATTGCCAGCGATGGATTCTATTTGTTAGTTTTACCAAAAGAGCAACAATCTTTTTTCTTAGGAATTAGAAGTACGTTTTACAGAATCTCAATGCTTGCCGGAAATGGATTAATCGTGCTTTTGGCAGGATATCTGGAGCATAAATTTGGAGATAATCGAAAAGCATGGTCATATACCATGATTTTTGTGGGATTGCTAATGGCTCTTATTACAGCATATAATTATTTTTCTACACCTAAAACAGAAAATACTACTCCAGGAACAGCCAAAGAAATTGCAAATCAAAGTTTTGCTTCCGTTTTTGCAAGTTTCTTTAGAAAGAAACAAATTGTTTTAGTACTTACTTTTATCTTGTTATTTCGATTAGGAGAATCACAACTAATGAAAATGCTAACTCCGTTTTTAGTAGATCCGATAAAATATGAATTAGTCGAATCAGGTTCTGATGAAAGTCAGGCGAAAGCATTAGCGGTTTATAATTCAAAAGTTGCCAAAGGAGATAAATTATCTGATTCAGAGTTACAATTACTGTATTCAAAATTGCCAATATCGGCAGAAATGGCAAATGCTAAAAAACCTTTACTAGAAGTTGAAAATAAAGATCCAAAAGAATATAAGAATCTAAACAAAGCTAGAATAAACTTTGTAAATCAATTGGTTTCAACTAAAGGAACTCAAAAAGAGGTTTTAAAAGGAGGAATGGGACTTGATACAGAAGATATTGGTCTAATTTATGGAACCTTCGGATTAATTGCTTTAATGCTTGGAGGAGTTTTAGGAGGAATTGCAATATCGAGACATGGTCTTACTAAATGGATGCTTCCGATGATTCTAACCATGCACTTGCCAATTATTGGATTTATCTTGTTGTCTTACTTTCACCCTTCATCAGTATTTTATATTTATGCAGTGGTAATTGTAGAGCAGTTTGGTTATGGTTTTGGTTTTGCAGCCTTTATGATGTATTTAATTTATGTTGCCGAAGGGGAATCAAAAACTTCACATTATGCCATTGCTACAGGATTTATGGCTTTGGGAATGATGTTGCCTGGAATGGTAAGTGGATATATTCAGGAATATTTAGGATATGGAAATTTCTTTATTTGGGTATTTTTAGCCACAATTCCAGGAGTAATTCTTTCCAGATTTTTAATTTTCCCACAAGATTTCGGTAAGAAGATAGAATAA
- a CDS encoding glycoside hydrolase family 10 protein gives MHKNQHIILFFLFFIFLGWSGSAQEKSRYPKNEFRGVWIATVVNIDWPKSKVDNVEKQKADYLEILETYKKLNFNAVIVQIRSVGDAIYPTKLAPWSRYLTGKEGQEPKPYYDVLAWMIEQAHNRGFEFHAWMNPYRATFDLKKDSLYSNHDVIKHPEWMIEYGGKLYYDPALPEVQEHLTTIVEEVVENYDIDAIHFDDYFYPYTIPGKQFNDTASYKKYGSGLSLADWRRANVSNFVQTISTTIKSCKPWVQFGISPFGVWRNKSKDPKGSDTQSTSNYDDLYADPILWMDQKWIDYIIPQLYWSMNNPRANYSKLVKWWSENSNNTAIYIGHSPYKIRADSDKSWNLATEIPNQVDYARSFKNVTGSAYFSAKLLINKNQDVVRLLAENQYKYPALPSAVPNLKKIVVDVPVVNEFAKDSINYSFNVKYPLNTKVRYVVVYGAESEAKIDINDPSQIIDKLTVHEIDGSIYFVLSEKTMKKYKACAITFIDYYANESTPTSIDLKKGFKVNVAEITDENRK, from the coding sequence GGATGGAGTGGAAGTGCTCAAGAAAAATCGCGATATCCTAAAAACGAATTTAGAGGAGTTTGGATTGCTACCGTTGTTAATATTGACTGGCCGAAAAGTAAAGTTGATAATGTTGAAAAGCAAAAAGCAGATTATCTTGAAATTTTAGAGACTTATAAAAAATTGAATTTTAATGCAGTAATTGTACAGATCCGAAGTGTGGGTGATGCTATTTACCCTACAAAGTTAGCTCCTTGGTCGCGTTATTTGACCGGAAAAGAAGGACAGGAACCAAAACCATATTATGATGTTTTAGCTTGGATGATCGAGCAAGCGCATAACAGAGGATTTGAGTTTCATGCTTGGATGAATCCATACAGAGCAACATTTGACTTAAAAAAAGATAGTTTATACTCTAACCATGACGTTATTAAACATCCAGAATGGATGATTGAATACGGAGGTAAATTATATTACGATCCTGCTTTGCCAGAAGTACAGGAGCATTTAACAACTATTGTAGAAGAAGTTGTTGAGAATTACGATATCGATGCGATACATTTTGATGATTATTTTTATCCTTATACTATTCCCGGAAAACAATTTAACGATACAGCCTCTTATAAAAAATATGGTAGTGGACTTAGTTTAGCCGATTGGCGTAGAGCAAACGTAAGTAATTTTGTTCAAACTATTTCGACTACAATAAAGAGCTGTAAACCTTGGGTACAATTTGGCATTAGCCCTTTTGGCGTTTGGCGTAATAAATCAAAAGACCCTAAAGGTTCAGATACTCAATCAACGTCTAATTATGATGATTTATATGCAGATCCTATTCTATGGATGGATCAGAAATGGATTGATTACATTATACCTCAATTGTATTGGAGTATGAATAATCCGAGAGCTAATTATTCGAAACTGGTAAAATGGTGGTCCGAGAATTCTAATAACACAGCTATCTATATTGGGCACAGTCCATATAAGATTAGAGCTGATAGTGATAAAAGCTGGAATCTTGCAACCGAAATACCAAATCAGGTTGATTATGCCAGAAGTTTTAAGAATGTAACAGGAAGTGCTTATTTTAGTGCCAAATTATTGATTAATAAAAATCAAGATGTCGTACGTCTTTTAGCCGAAAACCAATATAAATATCCAGCACTTCCATCTGCAGTTCCTAATCTTAAAAAGATTGTTGTTGATGTTCCTGTGGTAAATGAATTTGCAAAAGACAGTATAAATTATTCATTTAATGTTAAATATCCGTTGAATACTAAGGTGCGTTACGTTGTTGTTTATGGTGCAGAAAGTGAGGCAAAAATTGATATTAATGATCCATCTCAAATTATTGATAAATTGACAGTTCACGAAATAGATGGTTCTATTTACTTTGTTCTTTCAGAAAAAACAATGAAAAAATACAAAGCGTGTGCAATCACTTTTATTGATTACTATGCAAACGAAAGTACTCCAACTAGTATCGATTTAAAAAAAGGATTTAAAGTAAACGTAGCTGAAATAACAGATGAAAACAGAAAATAA